ACCTCTGTCATTTTAACTTTGAGATCTTGCACAATTAACGGCTGACTATATACTTCTTAGCCCCACTGTATATAAAGGCCCTTCCAGATAATCAGATAATGTGTAGAGTAATAAATctatattttatgaaaatagatacaaaaaaaatatctataGCCAAGCATGCACCCACCTATCTAGAAATGCATACTGATACAGTCACATACATAAattcaacatgtctgaaaaggggTAGGAAGCAGTAAATTGTCAGTATCAAGTATCAAAACTGGCTGCCTCTCTGCCCTCAACAACATATTTAGGTTACACAAGGTAACTTTCACTAAAACGGCACTAGCCTTCCTCTGGGAAAGCATCTAACACCGGCACTACCAAACCTCTGCTGAGGGTGTGTGTCCTTTTTTAAAGCACTGCTGCACATCCAGACAATCACACAGGTGTTCCTCATCAACCATCCAGCGCTGTTTCAGTGCAGTTCACTTAGCTTCACCTTTCCCTCCAAGAGGTCAGCTTGGCTTGACAGCCGGTAATAGTTCTAATTATtataaaaagcaataaaaattTCACACACTCATTGAATTATTTCCAGGCACATAACTGAGAGCCTTATAGGAGGTTGATAGTATGTGTCGTTATGTGTCGTTGTGTCAGTTGAATAATAACTAATTGATTCATTCACTCAACTCACTTAAGTAACAAAGACCTAATGTAATAAGCATAATTTCAAGTTTATGAAAATTCATATGATTTCATAGATTTCATACTTAATAAATTAAATTGTTTAAATTGATCAACTCTGTTGTTTTCTACAGTTGTCTCACTAAAGTCATAGCTGTTTCAGATAATATATTGCAGCTTCATACACTTGAAGCAGCGAAAAGCACACAAAGCAACGATTAATGCTTTTCATATGGCAGGAAAATGCTGCTTCACTatcaaaaaatgtgaaatttcagaatttgaggaggaaaaggagacaGGATTTATCTTTTATAGGGATATCAGACACGCTGAACAAATACAGTCAATGCCGTATGACAATTAAATTGCTTTTTCTGTCAAGCATGTTGAGAAAAGATGTCGGTGTTATTGAAAGAAGCTTCAGATCTCTGAAGGAGTCAGTAAAACTTCTTCAGCAAGTTCATTTTAAGGACATAGTTATTCCGACAATGATGCCatgactttatttttctgttgctGAACCTACAGCGTTAGGATATTTATTGCTACACCGTGTCATGAAAAgtgatttatttgtattttatgaatgaacaagttaatatttcatatttgttaagtgaaatataaacaaaacagtaaaaatctATACTTTTTTGTTAAAGGTGAACCTTGGTACATTCTCACAACCCCcaatgtgttttcatgcagtACTGATACGTCTGCTTAGACATCAGTACATTTCAAACTTTAAATACCCGGGCCAGATTCGTCCAGTGTGCCGGCAACGTTTAtatttttaagttaaaaattTCATAACACATAAATACATCTCTGCCAGCACTAAATGATTCTTCTGTTTTTCCGTAGGCACGAATGAACATGGGAGCTGGTGAGATAACCCTGACCTCGTCACAAGGAGTACAGCTCAACAACCTTCTTTTCCACAAAGTATCACTCACCCTGCAAGATGGCAAGCTCACTATGATCATCGACGAGCTCTTTCCAACGTATGTCCCGGTAAACGACGACGGTGAGGAACTCAACATCGATCTGGGGCTTTGGATTGGAGGAACAGCAGACCTGGATACTCCCTATCTCAGCACTGCCATCCCCCCATTCCGCGGCTGCATAACTGAAGTCAAATTCGAGTCCCATCAGTTTGATATTCTGAGCTCAGCCTTTAAACAATGCCAGCACACAAAGGAATCCTGCAGCAGCGAGTTTGAGGCTGGAGACGGGGAGGCAACCAGTTTCAGCACACCagattcttttgtttctttccccACCTGGAGTGGAGCAAGCGGCGCTCCAAGAGCCTTGGAGTTTCTGATGAAGACCACTATCGAGGATGCTTTACTTGTTTTCCACCCTGGCCGAGATTCAGACTTCATCGCTATTGGAGTTGTGAAAGGCCACCTCAAAGGTATTCTGGACCTCGGGAACGGTGTTGAGGTGCTGGAGAACACTCAGGTGCAGCTGGATGACGATCAGTGGCATAGAGTCAAGGTTCAAGTGGCTGACGATGCATTTGTTCTCAATATAGACAGCCAGTCCGCCACCCTTCCTCTTGACTCCTCACAGACCCTGGAATTGGTTGGGAATCTGTATTTAGGAGGCATCCAGGCAAAAATGAAGGAAGTGTTTAGAGAAAATGGTCCATTAAATCGTTTTGATGAGGAGGACATGACATCAGAGTCCTTCATTGGTTGCTTAGGAGAAATCAAAGTAAATCAAAAAGACAGAAGTCTGCAGGATGCTTTGGTGACCAAGGATGTTCATGTTAAATGTGAGGGAGAGGATTATGACTACTCAAGTTATTATGATTCTGAGACAACCACAACATCCCCACCTGTCCGCATCCTGTATGGAGATACGGACTTGAATGAACAGCAATGCATCCCAACAGATGACACACTAGATATATTCAAAAACGTAACAAAACTTCTCGATGTCAGCCCACTGCTCGTGCCAGAAGGTGGGGAGGTTCTTCTCGATATCAACAATTTGCATCCTACATTTGACCTTGGTGCAGCAGGACTACGTCAGTCTCAGATTATCTTTACTCTCATGAATGATCCCTGGTATGGCATAGTCGATATGAACATCAACACAAGACGCACTCAAAAGTTCACTCTTCTAGATGTTATCAATCAAAAAATCAAGTACATGCATGATGGCAACGAAAGGCACCAGGACCAGATCCAGCTTGAGGTGATTGCCCATGGCAATGAAGATGTTCCAGAGTGCTTGAAAACTCCTCATGAGTACATCCTCCCTGTTGAAATTCTCCCTGTTAATGATATCCCACAACTCAGTGGAGGAGAAATCACCGTCACAGAAAATGGCAGAACCCGTCTGAGTCCCAGTCTCATCAAAATAATGGACTCTGATACCAGATGTGATGAACTAGTTGTAACAGTGACTTCAGATACTTCTATGGAGGTCGGTTACTTAGAGAATAACCAGCAACCAGGAAGAAGCATTTCCGAGTTCACTTGCAGAGAATTGAAAGATGGAAATATCTATTTTGTACACAGAGGAAGGAATCATGCCGAACTTACCTTGAGAGTGTCAGATGGACAGTCAGTAAGTCATTCGACCAGCTTTGCAGTGTCTGTGGCGCAGCCCCATATGACGATTGTCACCAACACCGGACTTCTTTTGCAGCAAGGAGGCAACGCCTCCATTGGCATCCAAAATCTGGCTGTTCTCGCTCACCCTCGCAGTGGGGACATTGTGTACAACATCACACAGCCTTTGATGTTTGGAGAGCTTCTGGTTATGACAAGTGATGGGAGGTACAGGCAAGCCTCAACGTTCCATCAGTCTGATTTGGATCAGAAACGCCTCATATACTTCAGCACTGACTCAAGCGACCAGGAGGATGTTGTGGTGGAGCGGATTCAGTTCAACGCCCACCTGGGGCAGTTCTCCCTCTGGAACAACACCTTTTTGGTCAAGATTATTCCCGCTAAAGTGAGAGTTTCTAATCTAGTGCCACTGGAAATGGAGCCAGGTGAAGAGCAAACCATCGGATACACAGAGCTTCAGGCGGAAGTAAAAGATAAAAACCCTGATCCAGCAACTGTTAAGTATATCCTTGTCAAGCCTCCAACACTGGGTAGTCTTATGTTGTCAGAACAAGAGTTGGGTGAGGGGGACATGTTTACCCAGAGGGACATTTTGGACAATGCAGTTAGCTATCGGGTCCTGGTACGTAGAGCTGTAGCTAGTGTTGATGAGTTTCAGTTTAGGGTTTTTGCTGAGGATCAATATTCTCCAATGTACACCTTCCCCATTCAGATCCTTGCCAGTGCAGATGCTCCAGTTCTGACCACTGAGAGGCTGATTGTCTTGCAGGGGGGTGAGCAGACTCTGAACAAAAACTACCTTTGGATGCAGTCCCCAACCTCCTCAGATTTTGTGTATCGCGTCACTCAAGGACCAAAGTATGGACGACTGATAAGGGACTCCCCACCTGGAATGCCGAGATTTGAGGGAGCAATTAGAGTTTTTAGTAATGAAGACCTCCAGCTTGATAGGCTAATTTACAAGCATGATGGCTCTAAGACAAGCAGTGATGAGTTCCAGTTTGTCGCAAGCGATCAATCGGAGGATGCAGACAATCCAGAAAGCATAAATGGTGTTTTCAGAATAGCGATCCATTCCAAGAATGAGCACGCTCCCGTCAGGATTGTGGATGAAGTCTTCAATGTGGTCCGCTACGGTCAACGGTTGCTAACCACAGATGTCATCCAGTTTAGGGACGATGACTCGGGCTTCAATGACACTCAAATCGTCTACGCCCGTGAAGGGATCCTCTCAGGAAATATTGTGTCAACATCCAATCCATCCCTGCCCCTTTTCCGATTTACACAAGCAGACTTGCGGGACAAGAATGTCCTGTTCATTCACCATGGAGCTGATCGGGAACGCTTCTCACTCCAGGTGTCTGATGGTTACCATAAAACCACCGCATTGCTTCAGATCCAGGCAGGCGAGGCCTACCTGCGAGTGGTGAACAACACAATCATCGTCATTGATCATGGAAGCACCAAAACCCTCAACACAACACTGCTGAGCGCTGAAACCAACATGGACATCAGAGATGACAGCGAGATCACGTTCCAGATTACGTCGCCACCCAGCGATGGCAGGATTATCGTGAGTGGAATTGAGGCTTCGGAATTCACACAGGAGGACTTGAAAAAAGGAGTTGTGTCATACGAGCACAATTACGAGAGTTTGAGATCCAAGGACTCCTTCAGCTTCACGGTGCAGGCGAGAGGGCACTCTGAGGAGGGCACGTTCAGGATTAAAATATTCAAGCAAGGTTACTTCTCTGAGCCTGAGGTGATAACCAATGAGGTCATCATTTCTTATGAAGGAGAGCACACGGTAATCAACCAAGATCATCTCAAGGTAAGCCTATTGATTCTCTTCATGCAATGTACTGAGAAGAACTGAGTTACTTTCGCATGTGATCAGAGGCTACACTGAAAAAGATTCATGTTGAATTATTTCAATTTCTGACAAATGAGCAAAcctaaacctttttttttttttatttggaacaATAAAattttggaacaaaaaaaaaaaaaatttggaacaatatcaaaataaatgtgCAACAGCACCAGGATTGACCATCTCTGCCCGTCAATCCTGGTTTTCCTCAGTGAAAACAGATCACATGACTTGTGAGCACACTTTACTGTTTTGGAGTGTTGTCTGTAATTTGCATTAGAACCACATGAAAGCCAAGCTAAATATGACTGTACAGTTGctgcttttaatttgttttatgtACTAAATTACACTCTATTAAGTGTGGAAAACAGAGCACTAAGTATCCCCCAAGGAGCTTCCTGAAGCCCGCTGTAATTCAAAAGATGAGCCAGCCTGCACTTCGTCTTGAAAGCAATTAATGAGGTTTAAATTGCTCGTCCATTCATAATACaatctctctatatatatacatatctgTGGTTTTTTGactttcattaaaattaaagaACAATTATGAAGGTTAAATATTCTTCCTTTCAAACTATTTCCATGTAAATTTCTATTTTCTCAGGAGGCATTGCAAACAACTGAATAGGTTAACTGGAGACATGAACACTTCCAGCAGACCTTTTGAATCTCATAAAAATATATTCTAAATTTGCAGTGTTGATGACTCCACATGcgccaaaaaaaaagtaaaaaaataaaaaataaataaataaataaattgaacaCTGACCTTCACAAAGTGACGTTTACAAGAGATAAAATATTGACTATGCTGGGAGCTTTACCGCTGTTTCCCTattatgaaatgaaatataataGCACGATTGTCTGTAATATATTGCCAAATGAGAGTGTAGTTGCTAAACACTGCGAGGCTTCTGGCTCCAGGGAGCTGATTAAAACCTCTCAAAGTGGGGTGACCATAAACTCGCCTGAGTATAAGCTTGCAGTGTGGCTTAAATGTTGCCACATGTCCTGATGTCTCCACTCCACATTATGTACACTGCAGAAGGGTTTTCACATGCGCACTCCATACTAAGTTAACATTGCACTCAGAATGCAACAAACTAATTATATGCACTGGCACTCATGCGCCATACTGTTTCAGTTCAAATAGGAAATAACAATGCCATCAATCTAACAGCAGCATTAACGGGCTGAAGTCGATTTCTTCCCAAGTTTTCTTCattacttttatttgttttgccaACTGTCACCGGAGAAATGCTGTTTTTGTCAGCTCTGAATAGCTCCTCTCAAGGGAATACAGAATATACTGGTGTCCaaatccaaaaaagaaaaatgacatttgCACAAATAATAAGGTTTCATATGTGGTAACTGACATTTacatgatttattgatttttcacCACCTTTTGAAACTGGatcaaagacaaaataaaggcGACCCAGATGCTGAAATCCACATAAAGCGCATTGAACTCAGTCTCCATACATTTTCAGTGTCTcagcaaaaatgcaaatatatgAACTTTGAATAATAGGCTTATCTGTTCTCGAATTTCAGGCAATTACTCAGTTTTAGTGCCTAATCTTCTGTCTTTGTTCAACTCTTGTGTTAAAAATAGCATTAAAATCAGTtgcagtagttttttttttttcaggaattgtgctgcatttttaaacattaaatgttgAATATTAATGTGTTAAATGTGGGTCTTTTCTGCCTTTGCGTTTAGGTGGAGCAGGCTGATATTCTGCCAACAGAGATGGTGTTTACGATTAAAGAACCTCCGCGTCTCGGACACGTGGTCAGGCTGACAAACAGCTCGGACGGCGCCGCCTCGCCCGTCCTCGACTAcattcactccttcactcaggAGGACATTGATCAGGGACACATTCTCTACGTGTCTGCATCCATCCAGGTGTCTTACCCTTTAATTTATTCGGCTGTAATAAATCAGACGTGGCAGCGCGGTTCCTTTCATATTCACAATGAGAGTGAAATCAGACGAGAGGCCACAGCAGATTGACGGGTCGAACATCCAGGGTTTATTTTTCGGTTTGTCAATAATGTGCTTCGACATCCATCTCCTTCAGGGCAGAGACACTTTCCGAGTTGATGTCAGTAACGGCTTCACCTCAGTGGAGGACCTGCGCGTCGCCGTGGACGTCGTCCCGCAGCTCATCCCCCTCCAGACCTTCAACTTCACCGTGAAGGAGGGCCTGAGCAAAGTCATCAACACGGCAGTCGTCAACATCTCGCATCCCTTCTACACCTCTGCCAACATTGAGTTTGTTGTGGACGAGGCGCCGGAGCACGGGGAGATCCGCTACGTGGATGGAGACGAGCTGCCTTACTTCTCCTGGGAAGACGTACGTAGAGAAAAACCTGGCCATGAATTCACTCACCTCGCAACAACAAACGCTATGCAGAGCGGCTGAGTGTCACCTCTCACTGTCATTTCTTATCTCgcactttttcacttttcactcaaTCCAGATGAGGTTTAAGCAGAATAAATAGAAATTCAAGGGTAAATTCTTTGAAGGAATACAAGAAAGTCTGCATAATCTGCAAAAATATTACCATCTTTTTAACCATTTGGCTTTCCTCCCTGCTTTTTTGAAGTTCCATTTTAAacttcaacatttgttttttgccTGCTTATTGCCAGAAACAGTTTGTTTACCGAACGGCTGCTTTCACCAAATGCTGGGCGTGTGTGTGCCACATGTTCTTCTGAAATATGAAATGCTCAGTCTAACTCTGGAAGGAATTAATTTGCCCAATTGTTTCTTTCTAaccaaagagaaggagagggagggccTACACCTGAGTTCTACTAATGATTCATGAGTTTGCCACTTTGGGtctgaagaaacacacacacacacacacacacacacacacactcgaataCCATGTCTGAAGCTGCATTGTATTACTTTTCAAAACTGTAATTCATAATAACACCGGTGTTTTCTGTGGTGCTCTGGTTGATCCCAAAATTGCAAGTTGGAAGACAAAATGGACACATTGACTAAAACTGTTTTGATGCTACTTTTTGTGCATAAAACAGCTAAATTGCATTTTATTCCACTGCATCCATTCACAGGAACACCATGTCTTCTTACCCACAAGCTGCACAGCGACAGTATCAGTCTTTCAAATGGtcccacaaacacaacaaaacatgaaaacgatATGTGTCACATGTCAAGCTGCACACAGACATTGATCTGTAATGTCCTCAAAGCTGTTTATGTCACGCAGGATGTTCGTCTTTTACCACTTTGACTCCTCAAGTTTATAAAGAACTCAGTTTCTGAGGGCAACAAGAACTAGAAACTTAACAAATCGGTCTAACAACGAGTGTGAGCgttaaattaaatgtattatGCATGAGAAACTCAATTCTTGCCCTCACATTGGCGAAAGTCTCCGTGTTTAAGTGTGTAACCAGGTTGCTGTCACACAAGTGTAGCAGAACTGGAGCACAGAAACCTGatcgtttgtttttttagggCCTTCATATTGACCTAATGCAGTTCTGCGACCTTTCCCCTAACCTTTACCTAATTATTTGCTCGAAAGTCATTTCTCAACCATCAAATACAATAAATTTGCGTGGGGCCTTGCCTCCGGTTTTTAGAGACAACAAAAACTTGAAACTATGACTACACACCTTCACACAAAGCTCCAAATGAACTATAATCCACGCTTCATCCCATTCTCATAACTCCCACAACTAAAATATGTTCCCCTCATGACGACCAGAGCAGGATTACCGCAGCGAGGCTTCATCGTGGAACTTTCCTCAGTCACTCCTGTTCTGAGTTTGTTGTGTGTTACATGATGGAGAGGGGCTGAGGGGACTCTGGCGTCCAATGCTACAGCTATCTGGTCTCCCTCCCTATGGTTCAAACACCCCAGCTTTAGGAAAATATGAAAGATGCATGAGTAGAAACCAGTGGAAAAATCTCATGCATTCTGAAAAGACGAGCATGGTTTGAGACACATATCTTATAGCTCCTGCTTCAAGCTCTggcctgctcctctctgctttgCTGAACCATTGTGGAAAAACTGACGGTGCCTTTGGACCGCCTCAAGCCAAAATAAACTGGCCCAGTATATTCCTATAATAATGTGTGCACACAAACCTCCTGCTTTCCCCTCACGCTGCCTCTTAAAGGCTCGGCTCAGTCTAGTGCAGAGCAGCAAAAAGTGAGCGTAGATGAACATCGTCTGGCGCATCATCAAGGaagccagaaaagaaaaagagattttaaaaaaaatgaagccatTCTTCATGCTAGCAGTCAGTGTGTGGAATCTTTTTGCTGCTATACTCACTCGCCGTGAATCACAGTGAGTCAGTCGGTTCTCCCAAACAAGAACCAGAGAGACTCATGTCCGCCGACCGCAAGTATGTAAAGAAAACGTCTGCTCCGTCCGGCCCACGTGCGTCACATCAGCAGAAAAACGCTCGGCTCGACAATACAGGCACCAACGATACAGTGACAAGAGACGCTCTGCTCTTCTACACCTTCATATGAATCGGGTCCAGTTCTCTATTGGGTCCCCCTTTCAAAGTCCACTGCTCACTTAACTTCTGTCCATAAACCGTTTTTTCTGAACAAAGTGAGAAAGCTCCTGCGGTACAGTCACGCCGAGCAGGAGAGTTTGCATCAGTCAAAAgctgaaagtgaaataaatTGCACCGCCTGTGTTAACTCACGCATCAGTCTTTCTCAGAGCTGGCCTCGTGTCCAACAACCCACCCACTGTTTATTATCCCAGCCAGCAGACTGATTGTCTTGCAGACTTTCCCCGATCGGTAATGATGATGGGGGTTGTTATTCCAGAAGGATGCCAGTCATATGGGATCCATTTggctcttcctgctcctcagaAAGCGGGTCCCCTCAATCCCAGCAGCTTACTGGCATTTGTCTAGACAAACGTCTCGCTGTCCTCCTCGCAGAGAAGCACTCTTGAATCTCCGTTAATTTCTCACAACGTATCAGAAGAAGCAATTATGTAGTTAGACTATTTGATCCGAGTCAAATTTCCCCATCTTAAAAATAGGAACGAGCGGAGCTGAGTGCTGAGATTGCTCTTCTGTACGCAGGAAGTCAACAGAGTTGTCCTGGGCCGGCCGCAGGTGCTGCTTTCCATCCGACTTGCTTTGACAATGGTTGACTGATTCCTTTGTGCATCTGGATCCTCTCTCGGTTTTGTCCCACAGATGAGCTTCTCCTTGTTCTTGTGCTGCTGTCAGATTTTAAAAGCCTCATTAAAGCTCCAAACGTTGAGACGCTGCCTCAGATCATCTGCTCAGCACCGTCCAGAGATACAGTCTGGCTCCAGGACTGTGTGCTGTGTCCTCCGCTACAAACATTTTTATCTGCATTCATGGCTGATTTATTACTCTCATATCTGATCACTGAACTTTAGGAATTGGCCAGAAGATAGTTAGCTGAGCTAGGCAGTAAagactataaaaaaaaataatgaaagaaggaaatgCACTCACCAGCAAGGCTGAAGTGATTTTATCTTGTTTGTGTAATTTATGCAAAAGAGCGGCCTTTATGCTGCGCCAGGCGAAccgtctctttctgtctctgtctcttctgtGACACCTTGAACAAACAGACCTGAGAACAGTATTGATCTTCTCATCTAACCCACGACAAGAAGGTGAAAGAGCAAATTTATAGACTGCTTTTCAAACCTGGAACCTGCTCCGGAGTGCAGTCGTGACGTATTTCCTGAAAACCTCGACACAGTCCTATTTTAGATAAGTTCAAGTGTTTTatagaatgtttttttaaaaaaagcaaaagataTGTGGTCTATATTATATGAATTTTATACATAATATCAAATTTTGGAAACACTGAGCTGAATTTACATGAGTTCATTGGTCTTATGTATTGTGGACGTCGGTATTTCTTTAAATCAAGTGATATGAAGGAGTGGAatgaaaaacagtaaaagtaGAGTAGATATGAAGTAGTTATTAAGCTAATGTTTCTGTGATGGTTCACAGAGTGCCGGGTGTACGGACTGACCTTACATCTGTCATGTAGTTCATAAGAACCGAGTAACCTCTGGATTAGAAACTGGAAAAACTGTTTTGGATAAATctaaaactaacaaaaggtTACCGGTCACTTAGCAGAATAGAAAAAGGTGAAATTCCATTTGTGTCGCACACTGAAATTCAGAAGAGTTCAATTAAATTAAGAGCTAAAAGTATAAGATTTAAAGATACAGGTAGAACATTCTCTtggctgaaagaaaaaacagaaagttcTTTTGTCTTGTTCTGAAAGAGCTCAGTGTCGGAGCCGTCTTGC
Above is a window of Salarias fasciatus chromosome 7, fSalaFa1.1, whole genome shotgun sequence DNA encoding:
- the cspg4 gene encoding chondroitin sulfate proteoglycan 4, producing MRALHSVLAGAFLTLLCCLPSPGHGESYFGDSVCSLQAFQDVSTFHLSLQIKTSRRSGLLLLAAGMEDYLFLELYNGKVQARMNMGAGEITLTSSQGVQLNNLLFHKVSLTLQDGKLTMIIDELFPTYVPVNDDGEELNIDLGLWIGGTADLDTPYLSTAIPPFRGCITEVKFESHQFDILSSAFKQCQHTKESCSSEFEAGDGEATSFSTPDSFVSFPTWSGASGAPRALEFLMKTTIEDALLVFHPGRDSDFIAIGVVKGHLKGILDLGNGVEVLENTQVQLDDDQWHRVKVQVADDAFVLNIDSQSATLPLDSSQTLELVGNLYLGGIQAKMKEVFRENGPLNRFDEEDMTSESFIGCLGEIKVNQKDRSLQDALVTKDVHVKCEGEDYDYSSYYDSETTTTSPPVRILYGDTDLNEQQCIPTDDTLDIFKNVTKLLDVSPLLVPEGGEVLLDINNLHPTFDLGAAGLRQSQIIFTLMNDPWYGIVDMNINTRRTQKFTLLDVINQKIKYMHDGNERHQDQIQLEVIAHGNEDVPECLKTPHEYILPVEILPVNDIPQLSGGEITVTENGRTRLSPSLIKIMDSDTRCDELVVTVTSDTSMEVGYLENNQQPGRSISEFTCRELKDGNIYFVHRGRNHAELTLRVSDGQSVSHSTSFAVSVAQPHMTIVTNTGLLLQQGGNASIGIQNLAVLAHPRSGDIVYNITQPLMFGELLVMTSDGRYRQASTFHQSDLDQKRLIYFSTDSSDQEDVVVERIQFNAHLGQFSLWNNTFLVKIIPAKVRVSNLVPLEMEPGEEQTIGYTELQAEVKDKNPDPATVKYILVKPPTLGSLMLSEQELGEGDMFTQRDILDNAVSYRVLVRRAVASVDEFQFRVFAEDQYSPMYTFPIQILASADAPVLTTERLIVLQGGEQTLNKNYLWMQSPTSSDFVYRVTQGPKYGRLIRDSPPGMPRFEGAIRVFSNEDLQLDRLIYKHDGSKTSSDEFQFVASDQSEDADNPESINGVFRIAIHSKNEHAPVRIVDEVFNVVRYGQRLLTTDVIQFRDDDSGFNDTQIVYAREGILSGNIVSTSNPSLPLFRFTQADLRDKNVLFIHHGADRERFSLQVSDGYHKTTALLQIQAGEAYLRVVNNTIIVIDHGSTKTLNTTLLSAETNMDIRDDSEITFQITSPPSDGRIIVSGIEASEFTQEDLKKGVVSYEHNYESLRSKDSFSFTVQARGHSEEGTFRIKIFKQGYFSEPEVITNEVIISYEGEHTVINQDHLKVEQADILPTEMVFTIKEPPRLGHVVRLTNSSDGAASPVLDYIHSFTQEDIDQGHILYVSASIQGRDTFRVDVSNGFTSVEDLRVAVDVVPQLIPLQTFNFTVKEGLSKVINTAVVNISHPFYTSANIEFVVDEAPEHGEIRYVDGDELPYFSWEDIKSGHIYYMHDSTESTEDSFTLSASAYEIERRSVPVTVFVTVIPLNDEPPRLTRNTGLEVLAGEEADITSSMLSTEDADTAPDELVYHVEMETNGVVALKEAPEDGVLNFTQAHINNGEVIFIHEGEESGGFSFTVTDGEHTSPLYRFVVTARPLTITMVTQEDLMVFPGTRQQITSANLGAVTNEDGNEISYSLVRPPRLGRLILANDRNQYEEINQFSQTQLEAGAVYYEHQIPEEPFWVVRDSVELTLSSQPAPDVRHILPITVSYYAAHRNISSQLWKNKGLDVVQGQRKTIDMSILDASNLLASLPEEKRDDADVVFEIKRFPDHGRITLGGQDLPRNAPSFMQEDVAQGKLEYLHDDSGASFDSFSFRARLKTDGRGVPSPAESVVLEEIFNISIKRRGSDPPELVTMDSLLEVLQGSMTTLTQKHLNTQDEDSPPDEVHFRVTKAPRNGQLVNVRTMDPLSEFTQEMVNHGEVGFHSDDSLTGGYVEFILSDGEHQTEPYTLHIGILARTLVLDKAPEIKVKQGDDETLLTEEMLKATTGGPVEEDILYKITSVPKYAAVMVDRLPTSAFTQKLIQEGRVSVRFIKSTSPRDSVAFEARSKAANVSSVLNITVQPLANIAQNPLLPQGTLVQLDRKLLDATPLANKTRTSPSFSVIQQPRGARFVRSGGPEAGQPVDSFSQKELDEGRVAMEILDGSSGSRGTSTHDEARFLLKANGVPPAECVLSFKTGPYNASGVYPATLLRLPSDVPKDIPSVATPAGPHWGGRPYGDGTTAAPSDPGSHGKAVSRNSNFWSILIPILVVLLLLLLAAMLAYYLIRKNKTGKHDVQTAGSKPPKNGEVAGAETFRKTDPANNIPMSNVNSKDADPELLQHCRTTNPALKKNQYWV